From the genome of Pseudomonas sp. TMP9, one region includes:
- the dprA gene encoding DNA-processing protein DprA, protein MSLLHTISPSELEARLRLHSLPELGPRRFSKLLSAFGSASAALSAPASAWRALGLPLACSDARRSAEVREQAAQSLAWLEGDTHHLLMWDDAIYPGLLAELNDAPPLLFVDGDPTLLELPQLAMVGSRRASRPGLDTAQSFARSLAGGGFVITSGLALGIDGAAHQGALDAKGKTIAVLGTGLQCVYPARHKALAAAIVAQGGALVSELPLDSPPHASNFPRRNRIISGLSVGVLVVEASPSSGSLITARLAAEQGREVYAIPGSIHHPGARGCHQLIREGATLVESIEDILQALRGWQAQPPIDTKQAAAAAVHPLLALLHAAPHSSEALVIASGKPLAEVLAALTELELEGLVVCEGGHWVGRAP, encoded by the coding sequence ATGTCGCTCCTCCACACTATTTCCCCCTCCGAGCTTGAAGCGCGCCTGCGCTTGCACTCCTTACCTGAGCTTGGCCCTCGACGTTTTAGTAAATTGCTCAGTGCCTTTGGCAGTGCTTCAGCAGCACTCAGCGCACCCGCCAGCGCTTGGCGTGCTCTGGGTTTGCCGCTTGCTTGCAGTGATGCGCGGCGCAGCGCCGAAGTGCGTGAGCAGGCGGCACAAAGCCTGGCTTGGTTGGAGGGCGATACGCATCACCTGCTGATGTGGGATGACGCGATTTATCCGGGCTTACTGGCCGAATTGAACGATGCTCCGCCGCTGCTGTTTGTTGACGGTGATCCGACCTTGCTGGAATTGCCGCAACTGGCCATGGTTGGCAGCCGGCGCGCCTCAAGGCCGGGGCTGGACACTGCGCAGAGTTTTGCGCGCAGCTTGGCCGGCGGCGGCTTTGTGATCACCAGCGGTTTGGCTTTAGGCATTGACGGTGCGGCTCATCAGGGTGCATTGGACGCCAAGGGTAAAACGATCGCGGTACTCGGGACGGGGTTGCAATGCGTGTATCCAGCCCGGCATAAAGCCTTAGCGGCAGCCATTGTGGCCCAAGGCGGTGCGCTGGTTTCTGAGTTACCGCTGGATTCTCCGCCGCATGCGAGTAACTTCCCGCGGCGCAACCGCATCATTAGCGGCCTTTCTGTGGGCGTACTGGTGGTGGAAGCCAGCCCGTCCAGTGGCTCGTTGATCACTGCACGACTGGCCGCCGAACAAGGCCGCGAGGTGTATGCGATTCCCGGCTCCATCCATCACCCGGGCGCACGCGGTTGTCATCAGCTGATCCGCGAAGGCGCAACGCTGGTGGAAAGTATCGAGGATATTCTGCAAGCCTTACGCGGTTGGCAAGCGCAGCCGCCCATTGATACAAAGCAAGCTGCTGCAGCGGCTGTCCATCCCTTACTGGCCTTACTGCACGCTGCGCCACACAGCAGTGAAGCGCTGGTGATCGCCAGCGGTAAACCGCTGGCCGAGGTTTTGGCGGCGCTCACCGAGCTTGAGCTAGAGGGCTTGGTGGTCTGTGAAGGTGGCCACTGGGTGGGCCGCGCGCCTTAA
- a CDS encoding LysM peptidoglycan-binding domain-containing protein: MRKSLLALLLLAASGLAQADVQLKDGHPDRYTVAKGDTLWDISGKFLSQPWKWPEIWHANPQVENPHLIYPGDQLSLVYIDGQPRLMLNRGESRGTIKLSPQVRSTPMAEAIPAIPLDAINSFLLSNRIVDTPEQFQGAPYVVAGDAERVVSGAGDRVYARGVFDEAAPAYGIFRQGKTYTDPETKEFLGINADDIGSGQIVAEEGDVGTLVLTRSTQEVRLGDRLFATEERAINSSFMPSEPTGEINGVILDVPRGVTQIGQFDVVTINRGVRDGLREGNVLAIYKTGETVRDRVTGESVKIPDERSGLLMVFRAYDKLSYGLVLGASRSLELMDKVRNP, encoded by the coding sequence ATGAGGAAATCACTACTCGCCCTGCTGCTGCTTGCGGCAAGTGGCTTGGCCCAGGCCGACGTGCAACTCAAGGACGGTCACCCAGACCGTTATACCGTGGCCAAGGGCGATACCCTCTGGGATATCTCTGGCAAATTTCTTAGCCAACCGTGGAAGTGGCCAGAAATCTGGCACGCCAACCCACAGGTGGAAAACCCCCACCTGATCTACCCGGGCGACCAACTCAGCCTGGTGTATATCGACGGTCAGCCACGCCTGATGCTCAACCGTGGCGAGTCGCGCGGCACCATCAAGTTGTCACCGCAGGTGCGCAGTACGCCTATGGCCGAGGCCATCCCGGCGATTCCACTGGATGCCATCAACAGCTTCCTGTTGAGCAACCGTATCGTTGACACGCCCGAGCAGTTTCAGGGCGCGCCGTATGTTGTTGCCGGCGATGCTGAGCGCGTAGTCAGTGGCGCGGGCGATCGCGTGTATGCACGCGGTGTGTTTGATGAGGCGGCGCCGGCGTATGGCATTTTCCGTCAGGGTAAAACCTACACCGACCCTGAAACCAAGGAATTCCTTGGGATCAACGCGGATGATATCGGCTCGGGGCAAATTGTTGCCGAGGAAGGCGATGTCGGCACCTTGGTATTGACGCGCTCCACTCAGGAAGTGCGCCTCGGCGACCGCCTGTTCGCCACTGAAGAGCGCGCGATCAACTCGTCCTTTATGCCGAGTGAGCCGACTGGCGAGATCAATGGCGTGATCCTTGATGTGCCGCGTGGCGTGACCCAGATTGGCCAGTTCGATGTGGTCACCATTAACAGAGGTGTGCGCGATGGCCTGCGTGAAGGCAACGTACTGGCGATCTACAAAACCGGCGAAACCGTGCGCGACCGCGTAACCGGTGAATCGGTGAAAATCCCGGACGAGCGTTCAGGTTTGCTGATGGTGTTCCGCGCCTACGACAAGCTCAGTTATGGCCTGGTGCTGGGTGCATCACGTTCGCTTGAGCTGATGGATAAAGTGCGTAACCCGTAA
- the rsmB gene encoding 16S rRNA (cytosine(967)-C(5))-methyltransferase RsmB, which yields MNPRLAAARALAVVLNGKASLGSSLPPLLDKVELRDRGLTQDLAFGTARWQPRLALIADTLLQKPFKAVDRDVEALLLIGLYQLFYTRIPAHAAIGETVACIDKLKKPSLKGLLNAVLRNAQRDSDSIIASLDRDPVLHTAHPRWLQKALKAQWPEQWEAICAANNAHPPLILRVNRRLGSRDDYLAELRRVGFEAEPCRFSRDGIRLLQACDVTTLPGFTEGRVSVQDEAAQLAAQLLDLAPGQRVLDACAAPGGKTCHLLEAEPALASVIAVDLEEKRLVRVRENLTRLGLHAELIAADGRDLAAWWDGKPFQRILLDAPCSATGVIRRHPDIKLTRQPEDIPALAQLQSELLDALWQTLAVGGILLYATCSVMPAENSENIAAFLARTPGARELDIAGEFGHKTAHGRQLFPQVDGHDGFYYAKLMKIAAAPRG from the coding sequence ATGAACCCGCGTCTCGCTGCCGCCCGCGCGCTGGCCGTGGTGCTGAATGGTAAAGCCTCACTGGGCAGCAGCCTGCCACCCTTGCTGGATAAAGTTGAACTGCGCGACCGTGGTTTGACCCAGGATTTGGCCTTTGGCACCGCGCGCTGGCAGCCGCGCCTAGCGCTGATCGCCGATACGCTGCTGCAAAAGCCCTTTAAGGCTGTGGACCGGGACGTCGAGGCGCTGTTGCTGATCGGCCTGTATCAGCTTTTCTACACGCGCATTCCGGCGCATGCGGCCATCGGCGAAACCGTGGCCTGTATCGACAAGCTGAAGAAGCCTTCGCTTAAAGGCCTGCTGAATGCCGTGCTGCGCAATGCTCAGCGCGACAGCGACAGCATTATCGCCAGCTTAGACCGCGACCCGGTGCTGCACACGGCTCATCCACGCTGGTTGCAAAAAGCCCTGAAAGCTCAGTGGCCAGAACAATGGGAGGCCATCTGTGCGGCCAACAACGCCCACCCGCCGCTGATTTTGCGGGTCAATCGCCGTCTGGGTAGCCGTGATGACTACTTGGCCGAACTGCGCCGCGTTGGTTTCGAAGCTGAGCCTTGCAGGTTCAGCCGCGATGGCATCCGTTTGCTTCAGGCCTGTGATGTCACCACTCTGCCGGGCTTTACCGAAGGCCGCGTCAGCGTGCAGGACGAGGCGGCGCAGCTAGCGGCCCAGCTGCTTGATCTGGCACCTGGCCAACGGGTGCTGGACGCGTGCGCGGCACCCGGTGGCAAAACCTGCCACCTGCTCGAAGCTGAACCGGCGCTGGCGAGCGTGATCGCTGTGGATTTAGAAGAAAAGCGCCTGGTGCGGGTCCGCGAAAACCTCACGCGCTTGGGCCTGCACGCTGAGCTGATCGCCGCCGATGGCCGTGATCTGGCGGCCTGGTGGGACGGCAAACCGTTCCAGCGCATCCTGCTCGACGCACCCTGCTCAGCCACGGGCGTGATCCGCCGCCACCCGGATATCAAACTGACTCGCCAACCTGAAGACATCCCCGCACTGGCGCAGCTGCAAAGTGAACTGCTGGATGCGTTGTGGCAAACCTTGGCGGTCGGCGGCATTCTGCTGTACGCCACCTGCTCGGTGATGCCGGCAGAAAACAGCGAGAACATTGCGGCATTTTTGGCGCGTACGCCCGGTGCTCGCGAGCTGGATATTGCCGGTGAGTTCGGTCATAAGACCGCCCATGGTCGCCAGCTATTCCCACAGGTAGACGGCCACGACGGCTTTTACTATGCCAAGCTGATGAAAATCGCTGCCGCACCACGCGGCTGA
- the def gene encoding peptide deformylase — MAILNILEFPDPRLRTIAKPVDVVDDALRQLIDDMFETMYDAPGIGLAASQVNVHKRLVVMDLSEDRSEPRVFINPEFEPLTEETDQYQEGCLSVPGFYENVDRPQKVKIKALDRNGQPYELIAEGLLAVCIQHECDHLNGKLFVDYLSNLKRDRIKKKLEKQHRQQA; from the coding sequence ATGGCGATTTTAAATATCCTCGAGTTTCCCGATCCGCGCCTGCGCACCATCGCCAAGCCGGTGGACGTCGTCGACGACGCCTTGCGTCAGCTGATTGATGACATGTTTGAAACCATGTATGACGCACCCGGAATCGGCCTAGCGGCCAGCCAGGTCAACGTGCATAAGCGTTTGGTGGTCATGGATCTGTCCGAAGACAGGTCCGAGCCTCGGGTGTTTATTAACCCTGAGTTTGAGCCGCTGACCGAAGAAACGGATCAATACCAAGAAGGTTGCTTGTCGGTACCGGGCTTCTACGAAAACGTCGACCGCCCGCAAAAGGTCAAGATCAAGGCGCTGGACCGCAATGGCCAGCCTTACGAACTGATCGCCGAAGGCCTGTTGGCAGTTTGCATCCAACACGAATGTGACCACCTCAACGGCAAGCTGTTTGTCGATTACCTGTCTAATCTCAAACGCGACCGCATCAAGAAGAAGCTGGAAAAGCAACATCGCCAGCAGGCTTGA
- the trkA gene encoding Trk system potassium transporter TrkA: MKIIILGAGQVGGTLAEHLAGEANDITVVDTDGERLRALSDRLDIRTVQGRGSFPTVLRQAGADDADMLVAVTNSDEINMIACQVAYSLFHTPTKIARVREAAYLTRTGLFSNESIPVDVLISPEQVVTNYIKRLIEYPGALQVIDFAEGKAQLVAVKAYYGGPLVGQQLRQLREHMPNVDTRVAAIFRRNRAIMPQGDTVIEADDEVFFIAAKAHIRAVMSEMRRMEDSYKKVVIAGGGHIGERLAEAIESRYQVKIIEMNPARCRYLSETLDSTIVLQGSASDRDLLVEENISEADIFLALTNDDEANIMSSLLAKRLGARKVMTIINNPAYVDLVQGGEIDIAISPQLATIGTLLTHVRRGDIESVHSLRRGAAEAIEMIAHGDAKSSKVVGRAIREIILPPGTTIGAIIRNDEVLIAHDATVIESGDHVILFLVDKKYIRDAERLFQVGLTFF, from the coding sequence ATGAAAATCATCATTCTCGGCGCCGGCCAAGTCGGCGGCACCTTGGCCGAGCACTTGGCCGGCGAAGCCAACGACATCACCGTAGTCGACACCGACGGCGAGCGCTTGCGCGCGCTTAGCGACCGTCTGGACATCCGCACCGTTCAAGGTCGCGGCTCGTTCCCCACGGTATTACGCCAAGCCGGTGCCGATGATGCCGATATGCTGGTGGCCGTGACCAACAGCGATGAAATCAACATGATCGCTTGTCAGGTGGCCTACAGCCTGTTCCACACACCGACCAAAATTGCTCGCGTGCGCGAAGCGGCTTATCTGACCCGCACGGGTTTGTTCAGCAATGAATCGATTCCGGTCGACGTGTTGATCAGCCCCGAGCAAGTGGTAACCAACTACATCAAACGCCTGATCGAATACCCCGGTGCCCTGCAGGTCATCGACTTTGCCGAAGGCAAGGCGCAGTTGGTGGCGGTCAAAGCCTATTACGGCGGCCCGTTGGTCGGTCAGCAGCTGCGTCAATTACGCGAACACATGCCCAATGTCGACACGCGCGTGGCAGCGATCTTCCGCCGTAACCGGGCGATCATGCCGCAGGGTGACACGGTGATCGAGGCTGATGATGAGGTGTTCTTTATCGCCGCCAAGGCGCATATCCGTGCGGTGATGAGCGAAATGCGCCGTATGGAAGACAGCTACAAAAAAGTGGTGATCGCTGGCGGCGGGCATATCGGCGAACGCTTGGCCGAAGCCATCGAAAGCCGTTACCAAGTCAAAATCATCGAGATGAACCCCGCACGTTGCCGCTACCTCTCGGAAACCTTGGACAGCACCATCGTGCTGCAAGGCAGCGCCTCAGACCGCGACCTGCTGGTGGAAGAGAACATCAGCGAAGCTGACATCTTCCTCGCCCTGACCAACGATGATGAAGCCAATATCATGTCCTCGCTGCTGGCCAAGCGCCTAGGCGCGCGCAAGGTCATGACCATCATCAATAACCCGGCTTACGTGGACTTGGTGCAGGGCGGCGAAATCGACATCGCCATCAGCCCGCAGTTGGCCACCATTGGCACCCTGCTGACCCACGTACGTCGCGGTGATATTGAAAGCGTGCACAGCTTGCGCCGCGGCGCGGCCGAAGCCATCGAGATGATTGCTCACGGCGATGCCAAATCTAGCAAAGTGGTCGGCCGCGCCATTCGAGAAATCATTTTGCCACCGGGCACCACCATCGGTGCAATCATC
- the fmt gene encoding methionyl-tRNA formyltransferase → MSESLRIVFAGTPEFAAEHLKALLNSTHQIVAVYSQPDRPAGRGQKLTPSPVKQLALQHAIPVFQPQTLRDPAAQAELAALKPDLMVVVAYGLILPQVVLDTPRLGCINSHASLLPRWRGAAPIQRAVQAGDVESGVTVMQMEAGLDTGPMLLKVSTAISAQDSGGSLHDRLAALGPAAVIEAISRLAAGALQGEVQDDSLATYAHKLNKDEARIDWSRPAVELERLVRAFHPWPICHSTLNGEALKVHAAELGEGSGAAGVILSTDKTGLTVACGEGALRLTRLQLPGGKALNFSDLYNSRREQFAAGVVLGQ, encoded by the coding sequence ATGTCTGAGTCTTTGCGTATTGTCTTTGCCGGCACCCCGGAATTTGCCGCCGAACACCTCAAGGCGCTATTGAACAGCACTCATCAAATCGTCGCGGTGTACAGCCAGCCGGATCGCCCTGCTGGGCGCGGGCAAAAACTCACGCCCAGCCCGGTCAAGCAACTCGCGTTGCAACATGCCATCCCCGTATTTCAGCCGCAGACCCTGCGCGACCCAGCGGCGCAAGCTGAACTGGCCGCACTCAAACCTGACCTAATGGTGGTAGTGGCCTACGGGCTGATCTTGCCGCAAGTAGTGCTGGATACCCCGCGTTTGGGTTGCATCAACAGCCATGCCTCGTTGCTGCCGCGCTGGCGTGGTGCTGCGCCGATTCAGCGCGCGGTGCAGGCGGGTGATGTTGAGTCCGGAGTTACCGTGATGCAGATGGAAGCGGGGCTGGATACCGGGCCGATGCTGCTCAAGGTCAGCACAGCGATCAGTGCGCAAGACAGCGGCGGCAGCTTGCATGACCGCTTGGCTGCACTCGGCCCAGCGGCAGTGATTGAGGCAATTAGCCGTCTTGCCGCTGGCGCACTACAAGGTGAAGTGCAGGACGACAGCCTCGCCACCTACGCCCATAAGCTGAATAAGGATGAGGCGCGTATCGACTGGAGCCGCCCGGCCGTCGAGCTGGAGCGCCTAGTTCGCGCGTTTCATCCCTGGCCGATCTGCCACAGCACGCTAAATGGCGAAGCCCTCAAAGTTCACGCCGCTGAACTGGGCGAGGGCAGTGGCGCGGCGGGGGTGATTCTCAGCACCGATAAAACCGGCCTGACTGTGGCTTGTGGTGAAGGCGCACTGCGCTTGACCCGTCTGCAACTGCCCGGCGGCAAGGCACTTAATTTCAGTGATTTATACAACAGCCGCCGCGAGCAATTTGCCGCCGGCGTGGTGCTCGGCCAATGA